One Bartonella sp. TP genomic window carries:
- a CDS encoding DUF1465 family protein, producing the protein MQKKRQKFITANNMLILMENQAYAAVFAKTYARGMQLIECTAAYIDGPGKSLLRELDEEQLALYTREAGAISTRLMQIASWLLLFRAWLEKDMSLQRIKDEKTKICLQTPSERYKHGRWDELPEIFRLLVLDSLRLETRLRNLDSLVSKALDGIIDNDNFVRQQQKKLYAAFNANLI; encoded by the coding sequence ATGCAGAAGAAACGGCAAAAATTTATTACTGCGAATAATATGCTAATTCTGATGGAGAATCAAGCCTATGCTGCGGTATTTGCAAAAACATATGCGCGTGGTATGCAGCTAATAGAGTGCACCGCCGCTTATATAGACGGGCCAGGTAAAAGCTTGCTACGTGAGCTAGACGAAGAGCAGCTGGCTCTGTATACTAGAGAGGCTGGTGCTATAAGTACCAGATTGATGCAGATAGCTTCTTGGCTGTTGCTGTTTCGCGCTTGGCTAGAAAAAGATATGTCATTGCAGCGCATCAAGGATGAAAAAACAAAAATATGTTTACAGACTCCTAGTGAGCGTTACAAGCATGGTCGCTGGGACGAATTGCCAGAAATATTTAGGTTATTGGTACTAGATTCTTTGCGCTTAGAGACTCGCTTGCGTAATTTGGACAGTTTAGTAAGCAAAGCGCTTGATGGTATAATAGATAATGATAATTTTGTACGTCAGCAGCAGAAAAAACTTTACGCAGCTTTTAATGCAAACTTAATCTGA
- the ruvC gene encoding crossover junction endodeoxyribonuclease RuvC, translated as MGKSIRIIGIDPGLRNMGWGIIEVYGSKLSFIACGTLHSDNSSALAERLQQLFLGLTDIFKQFCPQEAAVEQTFVNKDAVATLKLGQARSVALLVPALQNVAVAEYAPNKVKKAVIGVGHGDKAQIQMMVKMLIPAAKFKTPDAADALAIAICHAHSRVANKRLAALR; from the coding sequence ATAGGTAAAAGCATTCGTATTATAGGCATAGACCCTGGGTTGCGTAATATGGGGTGGGGTATTATTGAAGTTTACGGAAGCAAATTGAGCTTTATAGCTTGTGGCACTCTACATTCTGATAATAGCTCAGCGCTTGCGGAACGCTTGCAGCAGTTATTTTTAGGTCTTACCGACATATTTAAGCAGTTTTGCCCTCAAGAGGCGGCGGTTGAGCAAACTTTTGTTAATAAAGATGCCGTTGCCACGTTAAAATTAGGGCAAGCTCGTTCTGTGGCTTTGTTAGTGCCAGCCTTGCAAAATGTGGCTGTAGCTGAATATGCTCCCAATAAGGTTAAAAAAGCTGTAATAGGCGTTGGCCATGGTGATAAAGCTCAAATTCAGATGATGGTTAAGATGTTGATTCCGGCTGCAAAGTTTAAAACTCCAGACGCTGCGGACGCTTTGGCTATAGCGATATGCCACGCGCATTCTAGGGTTGCCAACAAGAGATTGGCCGCCTTGCGATAA
- the ruvA gene encoding Holliday junction branch migration protein RuvA, which produces MLGKLTGIIDEVNNDNIILDVRGVGYLIYMPGNVIASLALGKTYSFYIHTYVREDALRLFGFLQKAQLEWFLLLQNVPGVGAKVALAILGNAELVELSAAVASGNVSALSRAPGVGQKVATRIILELKNKIKSIYSDYAVSNIGTNSVIGKPGAADDAISVLLNLSYSKEQASNAVALALQELTPEAECAQIVRISLKKLAIA; this is translated from the coding sequence ATGCTAGGAAAATTGACTGGTATTATAGATGAAGTTAATAATGATAATATTATTTTGGATGTTAGAGGGGTTGGATATCTTATCTACATGCCTGGTAATGTTATTGCCAGCCTAGCTTTGGGCAAAACATATAGTTTTTATATTCATACTTATGTTAGAGAGGACGCTTTGCGTCTTTTTGGTTTTTTGCAAAAGGCGCAATTGGAGTGGTTCTTGTTGTTGCAGAATGTGCCAGGTGTTGGGGCTAAAGTTGCTTTAGCTATATTGGGGAATGCTGAATTGGTAGAGTTGTCTGCGGCCGTGGCGTCTGGCAATGTCTCAGCTCTAAGTCGTGCGCCTGGTGTAGGCCAAAAAGTTGCCACGCGTATAATTTTAGAATTAAAAAATAAAATAAAATCCATTTATTCAGATTATGCCGTTAGTAATATTGGTACTAATAGTGTTATCGGTAAACCGGGGGCTGCTGACGATGCGATTTCGGTTTTACTTAATCTGTCTTATAGCAAAGAACAGGCTTCAAATGCTGTCGCTTTAGCCTTACAAGAGCTAACGCCAGAAGCAGAATGTGCTCAGATAGTGCGGATAAGTTTAAAAAAATTGGCGATAGCGTAG
- the ruvB gene encoding Holliday junction branch migration DNA helicase RuvB, with amino-acid sequence MAEILTPHKQPQDNDGSLRPQSLDDFIGQEAARANLKVFITAAKSRSEALDHVLFVGPPGLGKTTLAQIMAKELGVNFRSTSGPVIAKAGDLAAILTNLEEGDVLFIDEIHRLSPAIEEILYPAMEDFQLDLIIGEGPAARSVKIDLAKFTLVAATTRLGLLTTPLRDRFGIPVRLNFYKPQELCLIVQRAAHLLGLAIDKQGALEIANRSRGTPRIAGRLIRRVRDFAHAMEAELITQDIADRALQRLDVDSKGLDQLDKRYLTLMAMNFGGGPVGIETLSAALSEPRDAIEDIIEPYLLQQGFIQRTPRGRVMTQMAWHHLGLTQQETLL; translated from the coding sequence ATGGCAGAGATACTTACGCCGCATAAGCAGCCGCAAGATAATGATGGCAGTTTACGGCCGCAAAGCTTGGATGATTTCATAGGTCAGGAGGCGGCTAGGGCTAATTTGAAGGTTTTTATTACTGCTGCTAAATCACGATCAGAAGCTTTAGACCATGTTTTATTTGTGGGCCCTCCGGGGTTGGGTAAAACCACGTTGGCTCAAATAATGGCAAAAGAATTGGGAGTAAATTTTCGCTCTACTTCTGGTCCCGTAATAGCTAAAGCTGGCGATTTGGCAGCAATTTTAACCAATTTAGAAGAGGGCGATGTTTTATTTATTGATGAGATACATAGATTATCGCCAGCAATAGAAGAAATTTTATATCCAGCTATGGAAGATTTTCAATTAGATTTGATAATTGGCGAAGGGCCAGCCGCGCGTTCTGTAAAAATAGATTTAGCAAAATTTACTCTAGTTGCAGCTACAACTAGGTTAGGATTATTGACTACGCCTTTACGTGACCGCTTTGGTATACCAGTCAGGTTGAATTTTTATAAGCCACAGGAGCTTTGTTTAATAGTTCAAAGAGCAGCTCATTTATTAGGATTAGCGATAGATAAGCAAGGGGCCTTGGAGATTGCTAATAGATCTCGAGGAACGCCTCGTATAGCAGGGCGTTTGATCCGGCGCGTGCGCGATTTTGCGCATGCTATGGAGGCAGAATTAATAACTCAAGATATAGCCGATAGAGCATTGCAGCGGTTAGATGTTGATAGTAAGGGCCTAGATCAGTTAGATAAGCGTTATTTAACTTTGATGGCTATGAATTTTGGAGGCGGTCCAGTGGGGATAGAAACATTAAGCGCTGCTTTGAGTGAACCTCGCGATGCTATTGAAGACATTATAGAGCCATATCTATTGCAGCAGGGGTTTATTCAGCGTACGCCGCGGGGACGTGTAATGACACAAATGGCTTGGCATCATTTAGGGCTTACGCAACAAGAAACATTGTTATAG
- a CDS encoding rubrerythrin family protein, giving the protein MKDYFLARVYAFSASSQQELLSVALIFSEDKARLFSRYSKLYSVGAIELDQVFTKFIADELQTQEQLLSAYKERFGNELVPQTLTPLQALFFRLWFNIKKQSDVFDKELAKLIWLERKSVGFYNLALRHVLDLDLRRLFNNLAEQAQQRKAILKKLLKNHQLKSVHFCATEQKYKEKLLTLIQPGLAGLMDGSISTLAPIFAAAFATNNTKETFLVGLSASLGAGISMGFTEAIHDDGKISGRGSPLKRGLANGIMTTIGGLGHTMPYLINNFELATTIAIILVFIELWVIVWIQNKFMKISFRRAITQVVLGGALVFAVGIIIGKS; this is encoded by the coding sequence GTGAAAGATTATTTTTTAGCAAGGGTATATGCTTTTTCCGCTTCTTCTCAGCAGGAGCTTTTAAGTGTAGCTTTGATATTTAGCGAAGATAAAGCGCGTTTATTTAGCCGTTATAGTAAATTATATTCCGTTGGTGCGATTGAGCTCGATCAGGTTTTTACAAAATTTATTGCAGATGAGTTGCAAACACAAGAGCAGCTGCTAAGTGCTTATAAAGAGCGCTTTGGCAATGAATTAGTTCCGCAAACCCTCACGCCGCTACAAGCTTTGTTTTTTCGGCTATGGTTTAACATTAAGAAGCAAAGCGATGTTTTTGACAAGGAGCTTGCAAAGCTTATTTGGTTAGAGCGTAAATCGGTAGGGTTTTATAATTTGGCCTTGAGGCACGTATTAGACTTAGATTTACGTAGACTTTTTAATAATTTAGCTGAACAAGCGCAACAGCGCAAAGCTATATTAAAGAAGCTGTTAAAAAATCATCAATTAAAATCTGTTCATTTTTGCGCTACAGAACAAAAATATAAAGAAAAATTGCTAACCTTGATTCAGCCAGGGCTAGCTGGGTTGATGGATGGCTCTATTTCTACACTAGCCCCTATTTTTGCCGCGGCTTTTGCTACTAATAATACGAAAGAAACATTTTTGGTTGGTCTTTCTGCCTCTCTTGGGGCTGGGATATCCATGGGCTTTACAGAGGCAATACATGATGATGGCAAGATAAGTGGCCGTGGCTCGCCATTAAAGCGTGGTCTGGCAAATGGCATCATGACTACTATAGGTGGGTTAGGCCATACAATGCCTTATTTGATTAATAATTTTGAATTAGCTACCACTATTGCTATTATCTTAGTTTTTATAGAATTATGGGTTATTGTTTGGATACAAAATAAATTTATGAAAATTTCATTTCGGCGCGCTATAACGCAAGTAGTCTTAGGGGGTGCTTTGGTTTTTGCCGTTGGAATTATTATAGGAAAAAGTTAA
- the dut gene encoding dUTP diphosphatase: MPKLGIIRLAHSVGLDLPSYKTFGASGLDLAAAVPSDEDMVIAAGERGLVPTGLIFELPEGYEMQIRPRSGLALNQGISCPNSPGTIDNDYRGEVKVLLINLGKEPFVIKRGMRIAQAVLAPFFQVKIEEREQASPTKRGDSGFGSTGV, translated from the coding sequence ATGCCAAAATTAGGGATAATTAGATTAGCTCATAGTGTAGGGCTGGATTTGCCGAGTTATAAGACGTTCGGTGCGTCTGGGCTAGATTTAGCTGCAGCCGTGCCAAGTGACGAGGATATGGTTATTGCTGCTGGAGAGCGTGGCTTGGTACCTACAGGATTGATTTTTGAGCTGCCTGAAGGGTATGAAATGCAGATACGGCCGCGCTCTGGATTAGCGCTTAATCAGGGTATTAGTTGTCCCAACAGCCCGGGTACTATAGATAATGACTACCGCGGTGAGGTAAAGGTATTATTGATTAATTTGGGAAAAGAGCCCTTTGTTATAAAGCGTGGTATGCGTATAGCGCAAGCGGTATTGGCACCGTTTTTTCAAGTAAAAATTGAAGAGCGCGAGCAAGCATCCCCTACAAAGCGCGGAGATAGTGGTTTTGGCTCTACGGGTGTATAA
- a CDS encoding DUF883 domain-containing protein: MGEHMDKTIDAMKKDDIKGQINQLREEIAEVTDNIKNYGSENVKDKLSDFYYEAKHKGAESYNEARDRFYDLQDHLSEEVRRKPLSSLAIAAGVGFVAALLTRR, encoded by the coding sequence ATGGGTGAACATATGGATAAAACTATTGATGCTATGAAAAAGGATGACATAAAGGGTCAAATCAATCAATTGCGTGAAGAAATTGCTGAAGTTACTGATAATATTAAAAATTATGGTTCAGAAAATGTAAAAGATAAGCTCAGCGATTTTTATTATGAAGCGAAGCATAAAGGTGCAGAATCTTATAATGAAGCTAGAGATAGATTTTATGACTTGCAAGATCATTTATCAGAAGAAGTTAGAAGAAAACCGCTCTCTAGTTTAGCTATAGCAGCTGGCGTGGGTTTTGTAGCAGCTTTATTGACCAGGCGTTAA
- a CDS encoding ComF family protein, producing the protein MASIFVKQSLVFCTNIIFPPTCFGCGSKVQKHGDICQICYRDIHFIQEPYCPVYGMGLGLINGVAKTTLSIEALMHPPPFRRARAVFQHRDLASRLISRLKYGDREDLAPIFAYHMLKKWPQLIKDCDIIVPIALHYKRFLSRRYNQAALLAKHLAKLAQKPYNPNILKRLKNTKPQASLRSKAREQNVKSAFTCSEKYKPIIQNKTVLLIDDVYTTGATVKAASKILLRAGAKHVDVLTLSNAHKYVL; encoded by the coding sequence ATGGCCAGTATATTTGTAAAACAGAGTTTAGTATTCTGTACTAACATTATCTTTCCGCCCACCTGCTTTGGATGTGGCTCTAAAGTGCAAAAACACGGAGATATTTGTCAGATTTGTTATCGCGATATACATTTTATACAAGAACCTTATTGCCCCGTCTATGGTATGGGCCTGGGATTGATCAATGGCGTTGCCAAAACTACGCTCTCTATCGAAGCTTTGATGCACCCACCACCCTTTCGACGTGCTCGTGCCGTGTTTCAACATCGCGATTTGGCTAGCAGATTAATTTCACGATTAAAATATGGAGATCGCGAAGATTTAGCTCCAATTTTTGCCTATCACATGCTCAAAAAATGGCCTCAATTAATAAAAGATTGTGACATAATTGTACCTATTGCTCTGCACTATAAAAGATTCCTATCTCGCCGTTATAATCAAGCGGCACTTTTGGCAAAGCATTTAGCAAAATTAGCGCAAAAACCCTATAACCCAAATATTCTAAAGCGCCTCAAAAACACGAAACCCCAAGCGAGTTTAAGAAGTAAAGCCAGGGAGCAAAACGTAAAATCTGCTTTCACATGTAGTGAAAAATATAAGCCGATTATACAAAATAAAACAGTCTTGCTAATAGACGATGTATATACAACAGGGGCCACTGTAAAGGCAGCCAGCAAAATTCTATTGCGAGCAGGAGCTAAGCATGTAGATGTACTAACTCTATCCAATGCTCATAAATATGTTTTATGA
- a CDS encoding methyltransferase, protein MKQPLLFDHKQIELFRQRALRRAIPAPAFLLQIAAKDLSYRLSLVNRHFPFALDLHSYDNLAKEALLATGKVEQVTRIETDLSFLAASNEYIIAQREDLLKLPASVDLIVSLLSMQLINDLPNFLKMLLLKLKKDGLFLACFLGGKSLFELRSSLMEAELELHNGASARIAPFIALKDIGDLLHVAGFAMPVVDSEEVIVYYKNVNALIDDLRLWGMQNALQQRVKRPISKKLWARAQEIYTKNFSRSDGAVAATFEIIWVSAWAPHEEQQKPAKPGSAKISLATALSAKII, encoded by the coding sequence ATGAAACAACCTTTGTTATTTGATCATAAGCAAATAGAGCTTTTTCGTCAACGAGCATTGCGAAGGGCCATTCCGGCTCCGGCTTTTTTATTGCAAATAGCTGCAAAAGATTTATCATATAGGTTGAGTCTCGTTAATAGACATTTTCCGTTTGCTCTAGATCTGCATAGCTATGATAATTTAGCTAAAGAAGCTTTATTAGCAACAGGAAAAGTTGAACAGGTAACCCGGATCGAAACTGATTTATCTTTTTTGGCTGCTTCGAATGAATATATTATTGCCCAAAGAGAAGATCTTTTAAAATTACCAGCATCGGTGGATTTAATTGTATCACTATTATCGATGCAATTAATAAATGATTTACCGAATTTTCTAAAAATGCTTTTGTTGAAATTAAAAAAAGATGGGTTGTTTTTGGCTTGTTTTTTAGGAGGCAAGAGTTTATTTGAATTACGTTCAAGTCTTATGGAGGCTGAGTTAGAGCTTCATAACGGTGCTAGTGCTCGCATAGCCCCCTTTATTGCTTTAAAGGATATTGGGGATTTATTACATGTCGCAGGTTTTGCTATGCCCGTGGTAGATAGCGAAGAGGTTATAGTTTATTATAAAAACGTTAATGCGCTTATAGATGATTTGCGCCTTTGGGGTATGCAAAATGCCTTGCAACAACGCGTTAAGCGGCCAATCTCTAAAAAACTTTGGGCTAGAGCACAGGAAATATATACAAAAAATTTTAGCAGAAGCGATGGAGCTGTTGCTGCAACTTTTGAAATAATTTGGGTAAGCGCTTGGGCGCCTCATGAAGAGCAGCAAAAACCAGCTAAACCAGGTAGTGCCAAGATATCTTTAGCTACCGCATTGTCAGCTAAGATTATTTGA
- a CDS encoding disulfide bond formation protein B → MDDSSFAKKYKLHERQTASYWLAILAFLESSVFLLPVDVIYIPMLLARPQKAYKYAFIATVFSVLGALLGWFIGAFAYKTIALPVLEFYDKTAYFEHLRSISNIKLIILFLITSGLVHLPPIKLVNILAGLIHVNLPLFFILNLSARALRLYGLAWLVTTYGNRFKEFLRPYLQPFFIKEVRFRLISGTVFLLSFAVVFASFYLQYGAGFIPCKLCYVERYLFIASLFVSGFLLLLDFLWPKAKLLKYVASWSLTIFLISNVLVSIYHAGVERHWWAGPKSCTAQATLFAHNSKDLLQALGQPHRAACDIAAGHFLHLPFTAWSFIFSLILVLFSTQLFGCFRADKSCPDLQ, encoded by the coding sequence ATGGACGATTCTAGCTTTGCTAAAAAATATAAATTACATGAGCGTCAAACAGCTTCTTACTGGTTGGCGATTTTGGCTTTTTTAGAAAGTTCTGTATTTTTATTGCCCGTTGATGTAATTTATATACCAATGCTTTTAGCGCGACCGCAAAAAGCTTATAAATACGCTTTTATTGCCACAGTTTTTTCAGTATTAGGTGCTCTGCTTGGGTGGTTTATTGGTGCATTTGCTTACAAAACTATAGCTTTGCCAGTGTTAGAATTTTACGATAAGACAGCATATTTTGAGCATTTGCGTTCTATTTCTAACATTAAACTTATTATATTATTTTTAATTACCTCTGGGTTGGTGCATTTGCCGCCTATTAAGCTAGTTAATATTTTGGCTGGATTGATACATGTTAACCTTCCTTTATTTTTTATCTTAAATTTATCTGCGCGCGCATTAAGACTATATGGCTTAGCGTGGTTAGTTACTACTTATGGCAATAGGTTTAAAGAGTTTTTGCGACCTTATCTTCAACCGTTTTTTATAAAAGAAGTTCGCTTTAGGTTAATAAGCGGTACAGTTTTTTTATTGAGTTTTGCTGTGGTTTTCGCTTCATTTTATTTGCAATATGGCGCTGGGTTTATACCTTGTAAACTTTGTTATGTAGAGCGTTATTTATTTATAGCATCCTTATTTGTTAGCGGTTTCTTGCTATTATTAGATTTTCTTTGGCCAAAAGCAAAATTATTAAAATATGTTGCCAGTTGGAGTTTAACCATATTTCTTATTAGCAATGTGTTAGTTTCTATTTATCATGCTGGTGTAGAGCGACATTGGTGGGCAGGGCCAAAAAGTTGTACGGCTCAGGCAACACTTTTTGCGCATAATTCGAAAGATTTGCTACAAGCTCTAGGCCAACCTCATAGAGCTGCCTGCGATATCGCTGCTGGTCATTTCTTACATCTTCCGTTTACGGCGTGGAGCTTTATTTTTTCTCTTATTTTAGTTTTATTTAGCACACAATTATTTGGTTGTTTTAGGGCCGATAAATCGTGCCCTGATTTACAATAA
- the tolQ gene encoding protein TolQ: protein MPTTATSFPTSFNILGLFLNAHWLVKLVILILLLASIWSWTLAIEKFSLYRKMWRSIRIFEAQFWSGHSFEELYKLYENCGYGSIESIFVEAMREWKKSAKFGINAPIGLQARLEKSIAMSSNHIAQRLESGLPFLASVGAIAPFIGLFGTVIGIMSSFTSIAMAKNTSLAVVAPGIAEALLATAIGLLAAIPAVLLYNKFLTDSNKIMNWVDGFGDEFSSILSRQLDENLVE, encoded by the coding sequence ATGCCAACAACCGCTACCAGCTTTCCTACATCTTTTAACATTTTAGGTTTGTTTCTTAATGCCCATTGGTTAGTTAAGCTGGTTATTTTAATTTTGCTTCTTGCTTCTATTTGGTCGTGGACGTTAGCTATAGAAAAATTTAGTCTTTATAGAAAAATGTGGCGGAGCATTCGCATTTTTGAAGCACAATTTTGGTCTGGGCATTCTTTTGAAGAACTGTATAAATTATATGAAAATTGTGGTTATGGAAGTATTGAATCTATTTTTGTTGAAGCTATGCGAGAGTGGAAAAAATCCGCTAAATTTGGTATTAATGCGCCCATAGGTTTGCAGGCACGTTTAGAAAAGTCAATCGCCATGTCATCTAACCATATAGCCCAGCGCTTAGAGTCGGGGCTTCCTTTTTTAGCTTCAGTAGGGGCGATTGCGCCATTTATTGGACTATTTGGGACCGTTATAGGTATAATGAGCTCTTTTACTTCTATTGCTATGGCCAAAAACACTTCTTTGGCCGTAGTGGCTCCTGGAATAGCAGAAGCTTTATTAGCCACTGCAATTGGCCTGCTTGCTGCTATACCAGCAGTATTATTATATAACAAATTTTTGACAGATTCTAATAAAATTATGAATTGGGTAGATGGATTTGGTGATGAATTTTCCTCTATCTTATCGAGACAATTGGATGAAAATTTAGTTGAATAG
- a CDS encoding biopolymer transporter ExbD produces the protein MGFSNSSSSGSRLNRRSRRSKVNCMCEINVTPFVDVILVLLIVFMVSAPLLVNGVPINLPETQASYVPSESKSVTISLDENNQLYLNEQAMANKEQLLLALKQKILEPEKQQIFVHGAKTAAYEKILQLLAVLQQAGFKRLALASLPQQ, from the coding sequence ATGGGTTTTTCTAATAGTTCTAGCTCTGGTTCACGGCTCAATAGAAGAAGTAGAAGATCTAAAGTCAACTGCATGTGCGAAATAAATGTTACGCCTTTTGTTGATGTTATTTTGGTTTTGTTGATTGTTTTCATGGTTTCGGCACCTCTTTTGGTTAATGGTGTACCTATTAATCTGCCGGAAACTCAAGCATCTTATGTACCATCTGAAAGTAAAAGCGTTACTATATCTTTAGATGAAAATAATCAACTCTATTTAAACGAGCAAGCTATGGCTAATAAAGAACAATTGCTTTTAGCCTTGAAGCAAAAAATATTGGAGCCTGAAAAGCAGCAAATTTTTGTGCATGGGGCAAAAACAGCTGCTTATGAAAAAATTCTGCAGCTGTTAGCTGTGTTGCAGCAAGCCGGGTTTAAACGTTTGGCTTTAGCGAGTTTACCACAGCAATAA
- the tolB gene encoding Tol-Pal system protein TolB (forms dimers; may be involved in cell envelope integrity; interacts with outer membrane proteins and with the C-terminal domain of inner membrane protein TolA) has protein sequence MCNFFKILLFIIFAVNSQSCAAALRVDVSGGNFNPIPIYIAKIASSTELGDNITNVVSGDLKTSALFNIIGKSEVINLDHSPVFIKFKALGADYIVGGKVSSKLDKQITIEFYAWNVHTGQKVLARRIYGDLRGWRQLAHMVADAIYSGLTGEKPYFTSKLLFIDETGPVDKRIKKLAIMDQDGANVAYLTNGEQLAITPKFAPDRQSVVYTVYINDSPHSCLQELKTGARAILEQSSNGTIAPSFSPDGKSVIMAKLRDNGNASLFSLDVEKVMQSLKAAGPRTMLLHGEGYMHQLTDGNNIDAASSFSPDGKQIVFASDSSGQQKLYLINADGTGKTQISRGSGSYSTPVWAPRGDYIAFTKREHGQFSIGICRIDGSEERLFDTNFHSERPCWAPNGRSLVFFKENAMGHPKLYALDIITGEERQILTPHDASDPDWSFKL, from the coding sequence ATGTGTAATTTTTTTAAAATACTATTATTTATTATTTTTGCTGTAAATAGCCAAAGTTGCGCTGCGGCTTTAAGGGTAGACGTAAGTGGGGGAAATTTTAACCCCATCCCGATATATATTGCTAAAATTGCTAGCTCTACAGAATTAGGCGATAATATTACCAATGTTGTATCTGGTGACCTTAAAACTTCAGCTTTGTTTAATATTATTGGGAAAAGTGAAGTTATAAATTTAGATCATAGCCCCGTTTTTATAAAGTTTAAGGCGTTGGGTGCTGATTACATTGTAGGGGGAAAAGTTAGCTCTAAGCTAGATAAACAAATTACGATAGAATTTTATGCATGGAATGTGCACACCGGACAAAAAGTATTAGCGCGACGAATATATGGAGATTTACGCGGTTGGCGCCAGCTTGCTCATATGGTAGCCGATGCCATATATAGTGGGTTAACGGGTGAAAAGCCATATTTTACTAGTAAGCTATTGTTTATAGATGAAACTGGGCCAGTCGATAAGCGTATTAAAAAACTTGCCATAATGGATCAAGACGGTGCGAATGTCGCTTATTTAACTAATGGAGAACAGCTAGCGATAACACCAAAATTTGCGCCAGATAGGCAAAGTGTAGTTTATACCGTTTATATTAACGATAGCCCCCATAGTTGCTTGCAAGAGCTTAAAACTGGCGCCAGGGCAATTTTAGAGCAATCTTCTAACGGGACGATTGCTCCAAGCTTTAGTCCAGATGGCAAAAGTGTGATAATGGCAAAATTGCGTGATAATGGTAATGCTAGTTTATTTTCTCTTGATGTTGAAAAAGTTATGCAGTCCTTAAAGGCAGCGGGTCCGCGCACAATGTTATTGCATGGGGAGGGCTATATGCATCAACTTACCGATGGAAATAATATAGATGCTGCTTCCTCTTTTTCGCCCGATGGGAAGCAAATTGTTTTTGCTTCAGATAGTAGCGGGCAACAAAAATTATATCTAATAAATGCTGATGGAACAGGTAAAACACAAATTTCGCGTGGCAGTGGTAGTTATTCGACCCCCGTATGGGCGCCACGCGGTGACTATATTGCCTTTACAAAGAGGGAGCACGGACAATTTTCCATAGGAATTTGTCGTATTGATGGTAGCGAAGAGCGGTTATTTGATACAAATTTTCATAGTGAAAGGCCTTGTTGGGCCCCCAATGGCAGATCTTTAGTATTTTTTAAAGAAAATGCAATGGGGCACCCAAAGCTTTATGCGTTAGATATAATTACGGGCGAAGAGCGTCAAATTCTTACCCCACATGATGCCTCAGACCCAGATTGGTCTTTTAAGCTTTGA
- a CDS encoding LysM domain-containing protein has product MIYVSMSVFPSNVYGRSGAEIVSGGDRIAHVITTSQLGSAELLPFDTKTHLVRKGETISQLCARYNISEAGFMRLNSRRFMLGGQKELRIGDSVIVPRRPLSSAMSRYLDGDTAIASSIANYLEQGSSILR; this is encoded by the coding sequence ATGATATACGTTTCTATGTCGGTTTTTCCGTCGAACGTATATGGTCGTAGCGGAGCAGAAATAGTCTCTGGTGGAGACCGTATAGCGCATGTTATAACGACAAGCCAGCTAGGCTCGGCAGAGCTTTTGCCATTTGATACCAAAACACATCTAGTTCGTAAAGGCGAAACGATTAGCCAACTTTGTGCTCGTTATAATATTAGCGAAGCAGGTTTTATGCGTTTAAATAGCCGTCGTTTTATGCTGGGTGGCCAGAAAGAATTGCGCATAGGCGATAGTGTAATCGTGCCTAGGCGGCCGCTTTCTAGCGCAATGTCCCGCTATTTGGATGGCGATACGGCAATAGCGAGCTCTATAGCAAATTATTTGGAGCAAGGCAGTAGCATTTTACG